The Thermomonospora amylolytica sequence GCGGAATCCGGGGAGTCCACATAGTGGTCAACGAGGGCCTGTCCACATAGTGGTCGGATAATCTCACCCAGGTGACTCCAACCGAGGTGAGCGGGGCCGTCGCGGCCGCGGTCCGGGACGCCGTGCGCGACGGCGATCTGGCCGCCGGCGTGCCGGACGAGGTGCCGCTGACCGCGTTCGGGCCGGGGTCGTACGGGACGCCGGTGGCGTTGCGGCTGGCGGCGGCGCAGCGCAGGCCCGCGCTGGAGGTCGCGAACGCGATCGCCGGACGGCTGGCGGGCCGGCCGCGGATAGCCGAGGCCCGGGTCAGCGGGCCCGGGTTCCTGACCGTCGTGGTGGAACGGCCGGGAACGCTGGCCGCCGGGATCCTCGCCGAGGGACCCGCGTACGGGCGCGTCGACGGCGTCATGCTGGGCGGAGGCTGGCCGGACCGGCCGAGGACGTTCGACAACCCGGGGTTCTCGGTGCGGTACGCCTACGCCCGCGCCGCGGCGGTCCAGCGCCGCGCCGAGGCGCTGGGAATCCCGCTGGGCGATCCCGGGTTGCTCCAACAGGCGGACGAAGGCGTCCTGCTGGCGGCGCTGGCGGAGCTGCCCAGCCGCGCGGCCCAGGCCGCGCGCGAGCGGGACCCCGTTCCGCTCCGGCGGCATCTGGAACGGGTGGCCGACGCGTTCCACCAGGTGTACGAGCACTGCCCGGCGCTGCCCGTGGGCGACGAGAAACCCGGGGCGATGCACGCCGCCCGCCGCACGCTGGCGGAGGCGGTGCGCATCGCCCTCGCAGGCGGCCTGAACATGATCGGCGAGAGTCCTAGAGAGCGGATATGAACAACGGAGCGGGCGAATGAGCCGGGTGCATCCGGCGGGGTCGCGTTACGCGGACGTACTGCCGGAGGAGCACCCGCTGCCGCCCCCGGCGGACCTGAACCACCTCGACCCCCGGATCTGGCCACGGTCGGCCAGGCGCGAGGACGGCGTCCTGACGATCGGCGGGGTCGACGTACGGGACCTGGCGGCCGAGTACGGCACGCCGCTGTACGTGTACGACGAGGACGACGTGCGCCAGCGGGCCCGTGAGTACGCGGCGGCGTTCCACGACGGCAGCGTCCACTACGCCGGCAAGGCGTTCCTGTGCAAGGCCCTGGTCCGGTGGCTGGACGAGGAGGGCCTCGGCCTGGACGTGTGCACCGGCGGGGAGCTGGCGGTGGCGCTGGCCGCCGGGTTCCCCACCGAGAAGATCACGATGCACGGCAGCAACAAGTCCGTCGCCGAGCTGGCCAGGGGCCTGGACGTCGGCGTCGGCCGGATCGTGGTCGACAGCTTCGAGGAGATCGCCCGCCTCGGCTACCTGGCCCAGGAGAAGGGCGTCCGCCCCAAGGTGATGATCCGGGTCACCACCGGGGTCGAGGCGCACACCCACGAGTTCATCGCCACCGCGCACGACGACCAGAAGTTCGGCTTCTCCCGGACCAGCGGGGCGGCGCTGGAGGCCGTCCGCCGGGTCCTGGACCTGAAGCAGCTGGAGCTGGTGGGCCTGCATTCGCACATCGGGTCGCAGATCTTCGACACCGACGGGTTCGAGGTGGCCGCGCACCGGCTGGCCGAGCTGCTGGTGGCGATCCGCGACGAGCACGGCGTGCAGCTGCCCGAGCTGGACCTGGGCGGCGGCTACGGCATCGCGTACGTGCCCGGCGACGAGCCGCACGACCCCAAGGCGATCGCCGACAGCCTGCGCCAGATCGTGAGCCGGGAGTGCCGCGCCTACGAGCTGGCGGTGCCGCGCATCACGGTCGAGCCGGGACGGGCGATCGTCGGCCCCGGCGGGGTTACCCTGTACGAGGTCGGCACCGTCAAGGACGTCGAGGGCCTGCGCACGTACGTCTCGGTGGACGGCGGGATGAGCGACAACCTGCGCACCGCCCTGTACGGAGCGGAGTACACCGCTGTGCTGGCCAGCCGTACCTCGGCGGCGGACCCCATGCTGAGCAGGCTGGTCGGCAAGCACTGCGAGAGCGGCGACATCGTCGTGCGCGACCTGTGGCTGCCGCAGGACCTGGCCCCCGGCGACGTCGTGGCGGTGGCCGCGACCGGTGCGTACTGTCGATCGATGTCCAGTAACTACAACTTCGTCCCGCGGCCGGCGGTGGTGGCGGTGCGGGACGGCCGGGCGCGGGTCCTCATCCGCCGGGAGACCGAGGACGACCTGCTCCGGCTCGATGCGGAGGTATAGAGGGTGAAACCCCTGCGGGTGGCCCTGCTGGGCTGCGGAACCGTCGGTTCCGAGGTGGTCAGGCTGCTGCACGAGCAGGCCGCCGACCTGACGGCGCGGGTCGGCGCTCCGCTGGAGCTGGCCGGCGTGGCGGTGCGGCGGATCGACAGGGCCCGTGCGCACGTGACGCCGGACCTGCTGACCACCGACGCCATGAGCCTGGTCACCCGCGAGGACGTGGACATCGTGGTCGAGGTGATCGGCGGCATCGAGCCGGCCCGCTCGCTGCTGCTGGCCGCCATGAAGTCCGGCAAGTCGGTGGTCACCGCCAACAAGGCGCTGCTGGCCGAGGACGGCGAGACGATCTTCGGCGCGGCCCGCGAGTACGGCGCCGACCTGTACTACGAGGCCTCCGTGGCGGGCGCCATCCCGCTGCTGCGCCCGCTGCGCGAGTCGCTGGTCGGCGACCACGTCAAACGGGTCATCGGCATCGTCAACGGCACCACCAACTACATCCTCGACCAGATGGACGCGCACGGCGCCTCGTTCATCGACGCGCTGGAGGAGGCGCAGAGCCTCGGGTACGCCGAGGCCGACCCGACCGCCGACGTGGAGGGCTTCGACGCGGCGGCCAAGGCGGCGATCCTGGCGCAGCTGGCGTTCCACACCCCGGTCACCGCCGCCGACGTGCACCGCGAGGGCATCACCGAGGTCACCGCCGCCGACGTGGCCGGGGCCAAGGCGATGGACAGCGTGGTCAAGCTGCTGGCGATCTGCGAGCGGGTGCCCGACCCCGACGGCGGCAACGGCGGCCGGGGCGTGTCGGTGCGGGTGTACCCGGCGATGATCCCGCGGTCGCACCCGCTGGCCAGCGTCCGCGAGGCCTACAACGCGGTGTTCGTGGAGGCCGAGTCGGCCGGGTCGCTGATGTTCTACGGCGCCGGGGCCGGGGGCGCGCCGACCGCGTCGGCCGTGCTGGGCGACCTGGTGGCGGTGGCCCGCAACCGGGTCGGCGGAACGCGCGGCCCGGTCGAGGTGACCTACGCCGAGCTGCCGGTCCTGCCGATGGGCGAGACCGTCACCCGGTACTACATCCAGCTCGACGTGGCCGACCGTTCCGGCGTGCTGGCGCAGGTCGCCGAGCTGTTCGCCCGGCACGACGTGTCCATCCAGGCCGTCCAGCAGGACGGCCGGGGCGAGGACGCCCAGCTCGTCATCGTCACGCACCGGGCTCCGGACGCGGCGCTGGCGGCGACCGTGGAGGAGCTGCGCCGCCTGGACATCGTCCGCGAGGTGGCCAGCGTGATGCGCGTCGAGGCCGACGACGCCTGACGCCCGACCGGCACTAGACTGCGGCGCGACACCGCAGGTCATCACCACCGTGGGGGATCTCATGAACAGGGCTTGGCGCGGCCTCATCAACGAGTACCGCGACCGGCTCCCGGTGACCGACGCCACGCCCGTGGTCACCCTGCTCGAGGGCGGCACCCCGCTGCTGCCCGCCAACCGGATCTCCCAGCTCACCGGCTGCGAGGTCCATCTGAAGGTGGAGGGCGCCAACCCCACCGGCTCGTTCAAGGACCGCGGCATGACGGTCGCGATCAGCAAGGCCGCCGAGGAGGGGGCCAAGGCCGTCATCTGCGCCTCCACCGGCAACACCTCGGCGTCGGCCGCCGCCTACGCGGTGCGCGCCGGGATGACCTGCGCGGTGCTGGTGCCGCAGGGCAAGATCGCGATGGGCAAGCTGGCCCAGGCCCTGGTGCACGGCGCCAGGCTGCTGCAGGTCGACGGCAACTTCGACGACTGCCTGGAGTTGGCCCGCAAGCTCGCCGTGGACTACCCGGTGGCGCTGGTCAACTCGGTGAACAAGTTCCGCCTGCAGGGCCAGAAGACCGCCGCGTTCGAGATCGTCGACGCCCTCGGCGACGCCCCCGACGTGCACTGCCTGCCCGTGGGGAACGCCGGCAACATCTCCGCCTACTGGATGGGCTACACCGAGTACGCCGCCGACGGGGTCGCCTCGAAGACCCCGCGGATGCTGGGCTTCCAGGCCAGCGGCGCCGCCCCGTTCGTCAGGGGCGAGCCGGTGCGCAAGCCGCAGACCATCGCCACCGCGATCCGGATCGGCAACCCGGCCTCCTGGGACCTGGCGATCGCCGCCCGCGACGAGTCCGGCGGCGCCATCTCCTCGGTCACCGACCGCCAGATCCTGGCCGCCTACCGGCTGCTGGCCCGCGAGGAGGGCGTCTTCGTCGAGCCCGCCTCCGCCGCCAGCGTCGCCGGCGTCCTGCAGGCCTGCGAGCAGGGCCTCATCGAGCCCGGCAGCCGCGTGGTCTGCACGGTCACCGGGAACGGTCTCAAGGACCCCGACTGGGCCATCTCCGGCGCCCCCGCCCCCATCACCGTCAAGGTCGACGCCCACGCCGCGGCCTCCTCCCTCGGCCTGGCGTGAACGAGCCGCGGGTGAACGACGTGAGCGCGCCGGAGGCGCGCGGGCAGGGCGCGTGGGGCCGGCGGGCCGTGGTCCGGGTGCCGGCGACCAGCGCGAATCTGGGGCCGGGGTTCGACTCGCTGGGGCTGGCGCTGACGCTGTACGACGAGGTGACCGTGGAGGTCACCGAGGGCGGGCTGGTCATCGAGGTGGACGGCGAGGGCGCCGACGACCTGGCCGGGCGGGGCGAGCGGCATCTGGTCGTGCGGGTGCTGCGGCGGACCTTCGAGGTGATCGACGAACTGGCCGGATCCGGTCTCGGCCAGCCCCCGGGGCTGCGGCTGTCGTGCGTCAACCGGATCCCGCACAGCCGCGGGCTGGGCTCGTCGTCGGCGGCCATCATCGCCGGGATCGTCGCGGGCCGGGCGCTGCACCCGCACGGCGGCCTGCTGGACGACGCGGCGGCGCTGGCGCTGGCCACGGAGATCGAGGGGCATCCCGACAACGTCGCGCCGTGCCTGTACGGCGGCCTCACCATCGCCTGGAGCGGTCCCGGCGGGCCACGGGCGGTGCGGCTGGACCTGGACCGCGAGGTCGTCGCGTTCGTGCCCGGCCACACCCTGGCCACCGAACGGGCCCGCGGGCTGCTGCCGCAGGTCGTGCCCCATGCGGACGCGGCGGCCAACGCGGGCCGGGCGGCGCTGCTGATCGCGGCGCTGACCGGCGGTGCGGACGACGCCGAGGTGCTGCTGGCCGCCACCGAGGACCGGCTGCACCAGGGCTACCGCGCCCCGGCCATGCCGGAGTCGGCGGCGCTGGTGGACCGGCTGCGCGCGGCGGGGATCCCGGCCGTGATCTCCGGCGCCGGACCCACTGTCCTTGCGTTCACAACCACCTCACGCGTTGATTCGATCCGCTCGGAAGTGGGTAATGGGTGGCTCAAACGCCCGCTGAACGTCGACCCCCATGGCGCATGCGTTCAGCCGCCTGCGTCGTGACACGTCAAGGACTTCGAACGCTGGGGAATAGCAGTGCGCTCGGGTGATGTTAGGCTGAATACCGCACCAGATGCCCCGCTCGGGGCCGGGTGCTCGTCAGCCACGCATCGTCAGGTCGGCCCTCGTGCCACGCCTGCTCCGCGCACGTGGCTCCCCGACACCGTGAGTTCCCGTTGTCCGGCGTCTCGGCAGAGCCTCGGACGAGGCAGGATCGGGGATGGCGCGAGAACCGTCCCGACCATCATCTGGCTGTGTCCAGACATCGCCGATGGCGACCCCATCGTGATCGGCAGAGCTCGATCTGGCGCCCCCGCCGGATCGCATCATCGGGTTGCCTGGCCGACGAGGGCCAACACCCGCTCCCTGGGAAGGACCCTTAGTGAGCGAATCCAGCGAACTCCTTACGGACGCTGCTAGCCCCGCAGCGCAGACCCCGGCGGGCCGTCCGGAGCAGACGGCCGCCCCGCGGCGCCGGCGTTCCGGCACCGGTCTGTCGGCGTTGGTGCTGCCCGAGCTGAGGGCGCTGGCGTCCCAGCTCGGCATCACCGGCATCGCCGGCATGCGCAAGAGCCAGCTCATCGCGGCCATCGAGGCCAAGCAGGGCGGCCCCGTCACCGCCGACAAGCCTGTCGCCAAGCCCGCCGACAACGGCGCCCCGGCCGAGCAGCCGAAGGCCGAGCAGCCCGCCGCGCAGGCCGAGGAGACGGCGACCCGCTCCGAGGAGCCCAAGGCCGACACCGAGTCCCGCCCGGCGCGGACCCGCCGTACCCGTTCCGCCAGGCGCGAGGAGGGCGGCGAGGAGCAGCAGCCGGCCGCCGAGGACAAGCCGGACAGGTCCGACAGGCAGTCCGCCGACAGGGGCGGCGAGCGCGCCGAGACCGCCGACCGGCAGGCCGAACGGGGCGAGCGCGCCCGGGCCGCGAGCGAGGACGGCGAGGGCGGCGGCCGGGAGGGCCGCCAGCGCAACCGCAACCGGGACCGCGGCGAGCGCGGTGAGCGTGGCGAGCGCAATGAGCGCGGCGAGCGCGGCGAGCAGGGCGGCCAGCGCAACCGCGGCCAGCAGGGCGGCGGCGCCGCCGAGGAGGACGGCGAGGGCGGCCGGGGCCGCCGGGGCCGCCGGTTCCGCGAGCGCAACCGCGGCCGGGGCGGCCGCGGCGACCGCTACGAGGAGCCGGTGATCAACGAGGACGACGTGCTGATCCCGGTCGCCGGGATCCTGGACATCCTCGACAACTACGCGTTCGTGCGCACCACCGGCTACCTGCCCGGCCCCAACGACGTGTACGTCTCGCTGGCCCAGGTCCGCAAGAACGGCCTGCGCAAGGGCGACGTGATCACCGGCGCGGTGCGCCAGCCGCGCGAGGGCGAGCGCCGCGAGAAGTTCAACGCGCTGGTCCGCCTCGACACCGTCAACGGGATGGAGCCCGAGCAGGCCCGCAACCGCGTCGAGTTCTCCAAGCTCACCCCGCTGTACCCGCAGGAGCGGCTGCGCCTGGAGACCGACCCGGGCGTGCTGACCACGCGGATCATCGACCTGGTCTCCCCGATCGGCAAGGGCCAGCGCGGACTGATCGTCTCCCCGCCCAAGGCCGGCAAGACCATGGTGCTCCAGGCGATCGCCAACGCGATCACCAAGAACAACCCCGAGTGCCACCTGATGGTCGTGCTGGTCGACGAGCGGCCCGAAGAGGTCACCGACATGCAGCGGTCGGTCAAGGGCGAGGTCATCCACTCGACCTTCGACCGCCCCGCCGAGGACCACACCACGGTCGCCGAGCTGGCCATCGAGCGCGCCAAGCGGCTGGTGGAGCTGGGCCACGACGTGGTCGTGCTGCTGGACTCCATCACCCGTCTGGGCCGCGCCTACAACCTGGCCGCCCCGGCGTCCGGCCGGATCCTGTCCGGTGGTGTGGACTCCACCGCGCTGTACCCGCCCAAGCGGTTCTTCGGCGCGGCCCGCAACATCGAGAACGGCGGCTCGCTGACCATCCTCGCCACCGCCCTGGTGGAGACCGGATCCCGCATGGACGAGGTCATCTTCGAGGAGTTCAAGGGCACCGGCAACATGGAGCTGAAGCTCAACCGCCAGCTCGCCGACAAGCGGATCTTCCCCGCCGTGGACGTGGACGCCTCCGGCACCCGCAAGGAGGAGATCCTCATGGCCCCCGAGGAGCTGCGCATCGTCTGGCAGCTCCGCCGGGTGCTGCACGCCCTGGACACCCAGCAGGCCCTGGAGCTCCTCATCGAGAAGATGAAGGAGACCAAGTCCAACGCCGAGTTCCTCCTCCAGGTCCAGAAGACCACCGTCGCCGACCGCGACTAGCTCATTGCCGCGGCTCCGCCGCGGCGGCTCGCGGGCCTGGGGACGCGCGGCCGTTCGTCGTCGCGGGTCAAGATCGCTCGTTCCTCGCGATCTTGACCCGCTCCTCCTCACGACCGCGCGGGCCCGCTCGCGGTGGTCTTGAGGAACGAGGGGTGCAGGCTCTCGAAGACCCGCGTGGTTCCGACCACGCGGGTCTTCTGCTGTCCGGTGAGGTAGCGCCTTGGGCCCTGCACCCGAGGGTCCTGGAGGCCACCCGCGAGCGGGCCCGCGTGGCCGTAAGGGAGGAGGCTTTCAAGATCGCGAGGAACGAGCGATCTTGAAAACGACGACCGCACGGCCACGCGTCCCCAGGCCCGCTCGCCGCGCGAGCGGAGCGAGCGCAATCAAACACGCCCGCTCGCCGCGCGAGCGGAGCGAGCGCCATAAACAGGTGGGGCTAGCCCTACCGGGGGAGGGCGGTCGGCCGTATGGTCGGGGGCTCGGTCGTCCAGCAGGCTTGAGGGGTACGCGAGGACGGCTGGGAGGGCTGGCGTGAGCGAGACGGCGGTGGCGGCGGTGCCTGGGGTCAGGCGCCTGGTGATGGGGCCGTGGAACCCGTGGGCGATGGTGCGGTCGTCGCTGACGTGGCGGGCCGCGGTGTATCTGGTGACCAGCCTGGCGTTCGGGCTGGCCTGGTTCGTCGGGCTGACGGTCGGGCTGACGCTGTCGGTGGCCCTGACGGTCATCTGGGTCGGGATTCCGCTGCTGGCGCTGGTGATGCTGCTGTGGCGGGGCGGGGCGATGCTCGAACGGCGGCTGCTGAGGGCGGCGTTCGGCGTGACGGTGCCCGATCCGTACCGGCCGATGCCGCCGTCGGCGGGGCTGCTGGGCAAGTGGCGGGCGATGGCGGTCGACCCGGCGACCTGGAAGGACCTGCTGTACCTGGGGCTGCGGTTCCCGGTGGCGCTGGTGGAGTTCACGGTGTCGGTGACCGTGTGGTCGGCGGCGGGCGTGTTCCTGGCCGCCCCGGTGATCGTGGTCGTCGAGGACACCGTGGTGGTCAACTTCGGGGACCTGCTGTTCTACTCGGCCGGCGATCCGGTGACCGCGCTGCCGCTGACCGCCGTGGGCGTGGTGCTGCTGCTGGCGGCGCTGTACGTGACGCGCGCGATGGCGGTCCTGCACGCCGGGTACGGCGTCCTGCTGCTCGGCCCCAGCCGCGCCCAGGCCGAACGGATCAGGCTGCAGGCCCGCGCCGACCGGCTGCAGGCCAGCCGGGCCCGCGGGGTGGACGCCGCCGAGGCCGAACGCCGCCGGATCGAACGCGACCTGCACGACGGCGCCCAGCAGCGGCTGCTGGCCGTCGCCATGGACATCGGCCGGGCCCGCGCCAAGCTGGAGGAGGACCCCGAGGCCGCCCGCGCCCTCATCGAGCAGGCCCACGCCGGCACCAAGGAGGCCATCGCCGAACTCCGCGACCTGGCCCGCGGCATCTACCCGGCGATCCTCACCGACCGCGGCCTGGACCCGGCCATCTCCGGCCTGGCCGCCCGCGCCGCGGTGCCCGTCGAAGTCGAGGTGGACCTGCCGGAACGACCCCCGGCCGCGGTGGAGAGCATCGCCTACTTCATCGTCGCCGAGTCCCTGGCCAACATCGCCAAGTACGCCCGGGCCACCCGAGCCTCGGTCCGCGTGACCCGCGAGTCCCACTGGGTCGTCGTCGAGGTCACCGACAACGGGGTGGGCGGCGCCCGCGCGGTCCCGGAGGGCGGACTGGCCGGCCTGGCCGACCGCGCCGCCACCATCGACGGCATCCTCACCATCGACAGCCCGCCGGGCGGCCCCACCGTCATCCGGGCGGACCTGCCCTGCACCTGGTGAGGAGCCGGGCGACCTTGGCTCCGCAGAGCCCCGCCACGGTCGCCCGGCCCCTTCCGGGGAGTCCGAGGGCCGCCCCGGGTGGACGGGTCAGCCCGCTCCCAGGTATGCCAGGACGGCCATCACGCGGCGATGGTCGTCCTGGGTGGGCGGCAGGTCCAGCTTGAGGAAGATGTTGGAGATGTGCTTCTCCACCGCCCCCTCGGTGACCACCAGATCCCGTGCGATCGCCGCGTTCGAACGCCCCTGGGCCATCAGCCCCAGCACCTCGCGTTCCCGGGGGGTCAGCGCCTCCAGCCGGTCCCCGCGCCGCCGCCGTCCCAGCAACTGCCCGATCACCTCCGGGTCGATCACCGTGCCCCCGGCGGCGATCCGCCGCACCGCGTCGATGAACTCCCCGACGTCCGACACCCGCTCCTTGAGCAGGTAGCCGACCCCCTGTGCGCCGCCCCCGATCAGATCGGTGGCGTACCGCTCCTCCACGTACTGCGACAGCACCAGGATCGGCTGCTCGGGCCGCGCCCGCCGCACCTCCAGCGCCGCCCGTAGCCCCTCGTCGGTGAACGAGGGCGGCATCCGCACGTCCACGATCGCCAGATCCGGCCCGTGCTCCTCCACCACCCGCGCCAGCCCGGGCCCGTCCCCGACCACCCCCACCGTCTCGATGCCGGCATCGGCCAGCAGCCGGACCAGCCCCTCCCGCAACAACACCGAGTCTTCCGCAATCACAACCCTCACCCGACGATTCTCCCGACCCGCACAACCTCCCGAAGGAGGACCGGGACCCCCGCGCCCCCACGGACACGGGGAACTGGAAGGCGCGATCTCCTCCGTGGGAGAACCGAGACCCTGCACCCGATGGTCCTGAAGGCCACCGCGAGCGCGCCCGCGTGGTCGTGAGGGAGGAGGCTTCAAGATCGCGAGGAACGAGCGATCTTGAAGGTGACGACCGAACGGCCGCACGCCCAAAGGCGCGCTCGCTGCGCGAGCGGAGCGAGCGCGGAATAGGTCATGGCCGGGGCGTGTTCTTTGATCTGGCACACTTGATGTGCGAACGCCGCGGTACCGGTTCACGCCGCCCCGCAGGGAGCGTCCCGTCGAGGGCGCGGGGGTGCGAGGCGACCCGGCGACCGCCCCGATGCGAGGAGATATCCGTGAAGCCTGGTATTCACCCCGACTACGTCGTCACGACCGTGACGTGCACCTGCGGGAACACCTTCGAGACCCGCAGCACCGCCGCCAACGGCGTGATCCACGCGGACGTGTGCTCCAACTGCCACCCGTTCTACACGGGCAAGCAGAAGATCCTGGACACCGGCGGCCGGGTGGCGCGCTTCGAGCAGCGCTTCGGCAAGCGCGGCGGCAAGAAGTAGGACGAACCTCTCCAGGCAGACGGCACGAGCGGCCCGGGGACCGCGTGTCCCCGGGCCGCTCGGGGTCCGCGTTCGGCGCGGGCCCTGACCGGGGACCCACACCGTGAACCTCGACGAGCTGATCGGCGAATACGCCGACATCGAAGGCAGGCTGGCCGACCCGGCCGTGCACGCCGACCAGAACACGGCGCGCCGGCTGGGCAAGCGCTATGCGCAGCTGCGCCCGATCGTCGAGACCGCCCGGCAGGTGCGCTCGGTGGAGGAGGACCTGGCCGCCGCGCGCGAGCTGGCGGCCGAGGACGCCGCGTTCGCCGTCGAGGCGGACGAGCTGGCCGAGCGCAAGGCCGAACTCGAGGACCGGCTGCGCAAGCTGCTGATCCCGCGCGATCCCAACGACGACAAGGACGTCATCCTGGAGATCAAGGCGGGCGAGGGCGGCGAGGAGTCGGCGTTGTTCGCCGGCGACCTGCTGCGCATGTACCTGCGGTACGCCGAGCGTCTCGGCTGGAAGACCGAGATCATCGCCTCCCAGCCCTCGGACCTGGGCGGCTACAAGGACGTCACCGTGGCGGTGAAGGCCCGGCCCGGCGCCGACGGGGAGCCGGCCGGGGCCTGGGCGCTGCTGAAGTTCGAGGGCGGGGTGCACCGCGTGCAGCGGGTGCCCGTCACCGAGTCGCAGGGCCGCATCCACACCAGCGCGGTCGGGGTGCTGGTCACCCCGGAGGCCGAGGAGGTCGACGTCCAGATCGACCCGAACGACCTGCGCATCGACGTCTTCCGTTCCTCGGGGCCGGGCGGGCAGAGCGTCAACACCACCGACTCGGCGGTGCGGATCACCCACCTGCCGACCGGCGTGGTGGTCTCCTGCCAGAACGAGAAGAGCCAGCTGCAGAACAAGGAGCAGGCGCTGCGCATCCTGCGTTCGCGGCTGCTGGCGATGGCGCAGGAGGAGGCCGAGGCGGCGGCCGCGGCCGAGCGCCGCAGCCAGGTCCGCACCGTGGACCGGTCCGAGCGGGTGCGCACCTACAACTATCCCGAGAACCGGATCTCCGACCACCGTGTCGGCTACAAGGCCTACAACCTGGACCAGGTGCTCGACGGCGACCTGCACAACGTGATCCAGGCGCTGGTCGACGCCGACACCGAACGCAGGCTGGCCGAAGCCCAGGGAACATGAACCTGCTGCTCGACGAGGTGGCGCGGGCGACGGTCCGGCTGGCGGAGGCCGGGGTCGCCTCGCCCCGCGCCGACGCCGAAGAGCTGGCCGCCGCCGTGCACGGGGTCAAGCGCTCCGAACTGCACACCGTCCCCGACTCGGC is a genomic window containing:
- the prfA gene encoding peptide chain release factor 1, with the protein product MNLDELIGEYADIEGRLADPAVHADQNTARRLGKRYAQLRPIVETARQVRSVEEDLAAARELAAEDAAFAVEADELAERKAELEDRLRKLLIPRDPNDDKDVILEIKAGEGGEESALFAGDLLRMYLRYAERLGWKTEIIASQPSDLGGYKDVTVAVKARPGADGEPAGAWALLKFEGGVHRVQRVPVTESQGRIHTSAVGVLVTPEAEEVDVQIDPNDLRIDVFRSSGPGGQSVNTTDSAVRITHLPTGVVVSCQNEKSQLQNKEQALRILRSRLLAMAQEEAEAAAAAERRSQVRTVDRSERVRTYNYPENRISDHRVGYKAYNLDQVLDGDLHNVIQALVDADTERRLAEAQGT
- a CDS encoding response regulator transcription factor gives rise to the protein MRVVIAEDSVLLREGLVRLLADAGIETVGVVGDGPGLARVVEEHGPDLAIVDVRMPPSFTDEGLRAALEVRRARPEQPILVLSQYVEERYATDLIGGGAQGVGYLLKERVSDVGEFIDAVRRIAAGGTVIDPEVIGQLLGRRRRGDRLEALTPREREVLGLMAQGRSNAAIARDLVVTEGAVEKHISNIFLKLDLPPTQDDHRRVMAVLAYLGAG
- the rpmE gene encoding 50S ribosomal protein L31 — its product is MKPGIHPDYVVTTVTCTCGNTFETRSTAANGVIHADVCSNCHPFYTGKQKILDTGGRVARFEQRFGKRGGKK